The Planctomycetota bacterium sequence GATCCCGTCGGACATGATCAAGGACGTCGTCAACCAGATCATCGACAAGGGCAAGGTGAGCCGGGGCTACCTGGGCGTGTGGATCCGCGATCTGGATGACAAGCTGGCCAAGAGCTTCGGGTACAGCGGGTCGGGCGTGCTGGTGGAGGACCTCGTCGGGGCCGACAGCCCGGCGGGCAAGGGCGGCATGAAGGCCGGTGACATCATCACGAAGATCGAAGGCGTGGAGGTGACCAATGCGTCGGAGCTTCGCCGCGTGGTCGCCCGTTATGCGCCCGGTCAGGTGATCACGGTGGACATCTACCGCGATGGCAAGAATCAGATCCTCAAGATCACGCTGACCGAGCAGCCCAAGAACCCCGAGGTGGCGGCGGCCAACGGCGGGGCGGGTTCGGAGCCGGCCGTGGCGCCGGAGAAGCTCGAGCCGCTGCGTCAGCTCGGGCTTGAGAAGCTCGAGAATTTCACGGAGGGGATGGCCAAGCGTCTGGACGTTCAGTTCACGCCGGGCGTGGTGATCGAGGATGTTCGGGCCGGTTCGGTGGCGGCGGCGGAAGGGCTTCGCCCGGGCGTCGTCGTGACGGAAGTGATGGGCACGCCGGTCAAGAACCTCAAGCAGCTCACGACGGAGATCGCCAAGCACGATCTGAAAAAGGGCGTTCGGCTGCGTGTGATGGCGGGGGATGTGAAGCGATTTGTGCTCCTGGCCCTGCCCGAGTAACGCGATCGCGGACTCACAAAAACCCCATGCCCCCGGCGTCGTCCGGGGGTTTTTTTTTGCCCGTTTTCCTGCTACGCTGTGGGTCTTGCATGCGGGTCCGGCCCGGGCCCATTCTTCAGGAGTATTTCGTATGAGCGACAAAGCTCTGCTCAAGTTGCCCGATGGCAAGACGCTCGAGATGCCCATCGTCGTGGGCACCGAGAACGAGAAGGCCATCGATATCGCCAAGCTGCGTTCGGAGACCGGTTACATCACACTCGACCCCGCCTACGGGAACACCGGCTCGTGCACCAGCGACATCTGCTACATCGACGGCGAAGCGGGCATCCTCCGCTATCGCGGCTACCCCATCGAGCAGCTCGCCGAGCAGAGCTCCTTCGTCGAAGTCGCCTACATGCTCATCTGGGGCAAGCTGCCCAACGAACAGGAGCTGGCCGAGTGGAGCAATCTGCTGGGCAAGAACGCCATGCTCCACGAAGGCCTGCGCTTCGCGTTCAACTCGATCCCGCAGACCGGTCATCCGATGGCGACGCTTTCGTCGATGATCAACGCCATGTCCTGCTACCACCCCGATGTGCTGGAGCTCAAGGACGAGGCGCAGTTCATGCCCATGGCCGCCAAGCTTCTCTCGAAGGTGCGGACGATCGCCGCGTTCAGCTATCGCCAGACGGTCGGTCATCCGATCCGCTATCCCAAGCCGCACCTCGATTACTGCGCCAACTTCCTGCACATGATGTTCTCGATTCCCTACTCGGGCTATGAGCCGGACCCGGATGTGGCCAAGGCGCTCAATCAGATTCTGATTCTGCACGCCGAGCACGAGCAGAACTGCTCGACGTCGACGGTCCGCATGGTCGGCTCGTCGGGGGCGAACCTGTTCACTTCGTGCGCCGCGGGCGTCTGCGCCCTGTGGGGCCCGCTGCACGGCGGGGCGAACGTCGCCGTGCTCGACATGCTCGAACGCATCCGCGGCGGCAAAACCACCGTCAAGGACTTTATGGCCAAAGTCAAGAGCAAGGAAGAGAAGCTCATGGGCTTCGGCCACCGGGTCTACAAGAACTTCGACCCCCGCGCCAAGATCCTCAAGGACGCCTCGGTCAAAGTCCTCGCCAAGCTCGGCGTCAAGGACCCGCTGCTGGACATCGCCCGCGAGCTGGAGGAAATCGCCCTCGCCGACGACTATTTCATCAGCCGCAAGCTCTACCCCAACGTCGACTTCTACTCGGGCATCATCATGCGCGCGATGGGCCTGCCCACCAACATGTTCACCGTCATGTTCGCCATCGGCCGCATGCCCGGCTGGATCGCCCACTGGTACGAAGTCTACCGCGACCCCAATTCGCGCATCAACCGCCCGCGCCAGATCTACACCGGCCCGACCCGGCGCGATTACGTGCCGATGGATAAACGGTCCTGAGACGGCCGGAACGAGAGGGTTAACTGGTTGACTCGTTCACTGGTTAACTGGGAAAGGCAGAAAGACAAGCCGCGCCCCGATGCGATGGTCCTGCCAGTCAACGAATCAACGAGTTAACCAGTTAACCAGTCAACCTCAAATGTCTGAGTCTCCCCTGGGCATCGGTATCATCGGCTGCGGCACCGTCGGCGTCGGTGTCGTCAAGTTGCTCACCGACATGCGCGACGTCTACGCCCGGCGCGTCGGACGCCCGATCGAAATCCGCCGCATCCTCGTCCGCAGCGCCAAGGCGAAGCGCGATGCGGCCGTGCCCGCGAATCTTGTGACCGATGATGCCGACGCGTTCTTCAATGACAAGCGCATCGCCATCATCGTCGAAGTCGCCGGCGGCATCGACCCGGTCGGCAAGTACGTCCGCCGCGCCATCGAGACCGGCCGGCATGTCGTGACCGCCAACAAGTCGCTCCTGGCCGCGCAGGGCGTCGAACTTTTCGCCCTCGCCCGCAAGCACAAGGTCGCCATCGCCTTCGAGGCCTCCTGCGGCGGAGGCATCCCGATTCTCGCCGCCCTGAAATTCGGTCTCGCCGCCAACCGGATTGATGCGCTTTACGGCATTCTCAACGGCACCTGCAATTTCATCCTGACGCAGATGACCGAAGCCGGCGCGTCCTACGCCGACGCCCTCGCCGCCGCGCAGGCCCGGGGCTACGCCGAGGCCGACCCGACCCTTGACGTCTCCGGCGCCGACACCGCGCAGAAGCTTTCCATCATCGCCGCACTGGCGTTCGGCGTGTGCGTCGATGCCGCGGCGGTGAGCTGCCAAGGCATCGACAAACTCCAGAGCGAAGACATCTTCTTCGGCGCCGAGCTGGGCTACACCATCAAGCTGCTGGCCATCGCCCAGCGGACGGACAAGGGCTTGAGTCTGCGGGTGCATCCGTGCTTCGTGCACATGGACGAACCGCTCGCGCAGGTCCGCGCCGCCTACAACGCCCTGAGCGTGTTCGGACACGCGGTCGGACACACGATGTTCTACGGCCACGGCGCCGGTCAAATGCCGACCGCCTCCGCCGTGGTCGGCGATATCCTCAACGTCGCCGCCGGCTGGTATCCGCACGCCTTCGCGTCGATGTGCATCTGGCCCGATCAGCACAAGGCGACCGCCATCGCCAGTCCCGACATCGTGACCAACCGCTACTACCTCCGCATCGCGGCGAAGGATCAGCCGGGCGTGATGGCCAAGGTCGCCGGCGTGCTCGGTGATCACGCCATCAGCATCTCCGCCATCCTCCAGCACGAATCGCCCGACGGCGGATCGTTCGTGCCCCTGATCATCACGACGCACGACGCCCCCGAAGGCGCGATGCGCTCCGCCGCCGCCATCGCCAAACTCGACGTCGTCGCCGACAAACCCGTGTGCCTGCGCATCATCGAACTGCCGAGGGATTAGACGGGCGTCATCCCCATGGCTTTCCCGTTTCGCCGCGAGCCGCAGGCGAGCGCGATGCGACGAATGAACCGGTCCGGCAATCGACCCCCTTGTCCCCTTTGTGATATCATGCACGCGTCGCGAGGGAGCACATCTCAGTGAGCAAGCGCATTTCACGTACGAGGTCCGGCACGAAAAAGCCGCGGCGGGTGGTTGAGACGCCTGATGTGGTGACGGTGGTCGATGATGATGAAATGATTTCGACGACCGGGCGCAAGAACGACCCGCTGCTCGTCGAGGTCGCATGGGAAGTCGTCAACCAGGTCGGCGGCATCTACACCGTCATCCGATCCAAACTCCCGGCCATGGACGCCAAGTGGGCCAAACGCTATTGCGTCGTCGGCCCCTACATGCACCACACCGCCAGCGTCGAGTTCGAACCCGCCACCCCCACCGGCGCGTTCGGACAAGCCGTCAAAAAACTCCGCGAGATGGGCATCGGCGTGCATTACGGGCACTGGCTCGTCACCGGCCGGCCCCGCGCCGTGCTGCTCGACCTGGCGACCGGCTACTCGAAGCTCAATGAAGCGCGCGGCAAGCTCTGGCATCATCACAACGTCCCCACCCCGCACGATGATCAGCTCATCAACGACGTCGTGACCTTCGGCTACCTCGTCGAGCAGTTCCTGGCCGTGCTCGCCGACCGCGAGGCCGGCAAGCGTCCGATCATCGCGCATTTTCACGAATGGATGGGCGCCGCGGCGATTCCCGAAATCCGCCGCCGCATGATCCCCATCACGACCGTCTTCACCACCCACGCCACGATGCTCGGCCGATACATCGCCGCCAACGATCCGTGGTATTACGACCATGTGCCCTTCGTCGACTGGCTCAAGGACGCCCGCCGCTTCCTCATCGAACCGCAGGTCACGCTCGAACGCGCCGCCGCCCACGGCGCGCAGGTGTTGACCACCGTCTCCAACGTCACCGCCTTCGAATGCGAACATCTGCTCGGCCGCAAGGTCGATGTCGTCACGCCCAACGGGCTGAACATCGAACGATTCGTGGCGCTGCATCAATTCCAGAATCTTCACAACACCTACAAGGCGAAGATTCACGAATTCACGATGTCGCATTTCTTCCCCAGTTACGCCTTCGATCTGGACAAGACGCTCTACTTCTTCACGTCCGGCCGGTACGAGTATCGCAACAAGGGCTTTGACATGACGCTCGAAGCCCTCGCCCGACTCAACTGGCGGCTCAAACAGGACAAGATCGACCGCACCGTCGTCTTCTTCCTCGTGACGCGCAAGCCCTATCGCTGCATCAACGCCAACGAGCTTTCGCAGCACGCCATCATGGACGAATTGAAGGCGACCTGCGACGCGATCAAGGAGCAGATCGGCGAGAAGCTTTTCACGCAGACCGCCATGGGCCGCTCGCCCGAGTTCAACGAGCTGGTCGATGAATACTGGCGCCTGCGGCTGCGTCGCACGCGGCAGGCATGGGGCACCGGGCGCTGGCCGGCGATCGTGACGCATGACCTGGTCGATGATCGCAATGACGAGGTGCTCAATCAGATCCGCACCTGCAAGCTCCTCAACGACCGCTCCGATCCGGTCAAGGTCGTGTACCACCCCGAGTTCATTCAGGCGGTCAATCCGCTCTGGGGCCTCGATTACGATCAGTTCGTGCGCGGCTGCCACGCGGGCGTCTTCCCGAGCTACTACGAACCCTGGGGCTACACGCCGCTCGAGTGCATGGCGCTGGGCATTCCGTCGGTGACGAGCGATGTGTCGGGCTTCGGATCGTACGTCATCGACAACATCCCCAATCACGAGGACGCCGGCCTGTACGTCGTGCATCGCCGCTACGCCGACTATCACGCGGCCGTGGACGAGCTGGCCAACCACATGTACAACCTGACCGTGCTGGGCCGGCGCGACCGCATCGCCCTGCGCAACAAGGTCGACCGCTCCGCTGAGCATTTTGACTGGACCAACCTCGTCAAATACTACGATCAGGCCCACGACCTGGCGCTGCAGCGCATGAGCTGACCTACAATCAGACACCCGCCCCCCCGTTTAGCGACGCGGCTTGCCGCGTGCTTCTTCTTCAACGGACCATGCCCATGCTCCGCACCCTTCTGCTCGTCCTGGTATTGACCCCCGCGACCTTCGCCGCCGACTACGCCATCGTCGTCAAACAGGCGACGCTCGACGATGCCGCGTGGAAGCCCGTCATCGACGCGCTTGTGAAAAAGCACGACGGCGTCGTCATCGCGTACGCCGCCGAGGTGACCGAGTCGCGGGAAGCGCTGGCGAAAATGATGCCGCGCTATACGTGTTTCGTCACGAAGCCGGAGGAAGCCGGGCGGGCGATGGTGATCGCGGTGCATCGCATGACGCGCGCGCTCGATGACGATCCGTACACCGACACACGCTGGGCGATCCTCACCGGCTACTCGCCCGACGCCGCCCTGCGGATCGCGCAGGCGAGCGAACCGTTGGTCATCCGCAAAGGCGCCGCCGGCACGCCGATGGATCTGTCGCCGTTTCATGAAGGCGTCTGGTACTCGGAGCGCGACGCGGGGGAGTATGTTGTCAAAAAGCCCGGTGAAAAGGCCGAGAAACAGACCGGCCCCGCCGACTCGACGGCCGAGATCGTCGATACGCTCAACAAGTTCTCGCCCGATCTTTTCATGACCAGCGGGCACGCCACCGAACGCGACTGGCAGATCGGCTACGCCTATCGCAACGGGCAGTTCCGCTGCGCCGATGGCAAACTCTTCGGCCTCGACACCGCCGGCCAGCGCCTCCCCATCGACTCGCCCAATCCGAAAATCTACATGCCCGTCGGCAACTGCCTGATGGGCCACATCGCCGACCGCGATTCGATGGCGCTGGCCTTCATGAACAACGCCGGCGTCAACCAGATGATCGGCTACACCGTCCTGACATGGTTCGGCAAGGCCGGCTGGGGCACGCGCGATTACCTGTTCGATCTGCCCGGACGATACTCGCTCAGTGATGCGTTCTTCTTCAACAACCAGATGATCACGCGCGAACTGATCGACCGTTTCCCCAAGTCCCTCGACTACGTCAACACGCACTGGGACCTGCAGCACGATCCGCGCGCCCTGGCACGCATCGCCGGTGAACTGGGCTACACGCAGTTCGACCAGACGACGCAACAGAACGTCGGCCTCATCTGGGACCGCGACACGCTCGCCCTCTACGGCGACCCCGCCTGGGACGCCCGCCTCGACGCCGCCGACCTGCCCGTCAAAACGCAACTGTCGCGCGACGGAAATACGTGGACTTACACCATGACGGCGACGCGGAACATCCAACCCGCCCGCCCCCTCGCCGACTTCCTCCCGCAGCGCGTCAAAAACGTGAAGCTCACCACCGGCGCCGAGTTCGCGCCCGTCATCACCGATGACTTCATCCTCCTCGAAAAAACCCCGGTCCTCGAAGCGGGCAAAACCTACACCGTAACCTTCACCGCCGATCCGATTGAGTGATGCTTGAACCCTCCCCCTTGAGGGGGAGGGCAGGGTGGGGGTGAATCGCATCAGTTCAAATGCGTCTGTTTGCGCGTCCACACATCCGTGCGCGCGACGGATGCGATCATGGCGGAACGCGACATGACTGGACTGATACGCCTCACCCTCCCCCAGCCCCTCCCTGAAAGGGAGGGGGGAAGAGCATTCACTCCCCGATCGCACCGGGCAGCGGTTTGGCGATTTTGTCAGAGGTCGACGCGAAGTCTTCGTGCAGGGCGGCGCTGATCGTGGGGGCGATCTGCGATTGGGTCACTTCGATGTTCTCGCGCAGGCCCATCGCCTTCGTGTCGGGGCCCATGACGGCGATCCAGATGCGGTTGGATTCGGGGATGGATTTGCCGTGGCTGGTCCAGTTCTGCCCGGCAGCGCCGCGGCCGTGATCGGTGGAGAGGATCAGCGTGGTTTTGCCGGCGTACTGCGGGTCGGACTGGCAGTATTCCCATACGCGCCGAATGAAATCATCGCCCTGATGCATCGCGTGCAGGTACAGATCGTATCGCCGGCCGTGGCCCCATTCGTCGGTCTCGCCGAGCATGACGTACAGCACGCGCGGCTTGTTCGTGGTGAGCGTGCGCCAGGCGGATTGCATCGTCACGGCGTCGAAGCGCGCCCCGTCCCAATACGCGGGCAGGTCCGCGGCGATCTGATTGAGCGTGTGCTCCTCGGGCGTTTGCGGATCGAGAATCGGCGGGCCGTCGCCGTTGGCGGGGAGCTTGGAGCGATCGACGTTGAGAATGTACGGCAGCACGTCCCACGACCCGGCGGCATAGACGCGGCCCTCGAAGCCGGGGCGAGCATTGAGGTATTCCAGAACGGTGACGTTGGGATTGGGGACTTTGTTGTTGGAGTCGATGTGCTCATCATCGGGTCGGCCGGTGAGCATTTCGTTGTAGCCGGGGTAGGAGAAGCGCATGTCGTTGGCGACATGCGCGAGGGACCCGTGCGCGTCGTCGCCGAAGACCTGGCCGTGTTTGGCGACGACGGTCCAGAAGAAGGGCATGAGCTTCGCGCGCCGCTGCTCGGGCGTGTCGGCCTTGTACAGATCGGCGACGGGTGCGGGGTTGCGGATGCCGCCTTCCTTTGGAGTCAATAGTTCATCTTGCGCGCCGCCGAAGACTTCCTGCCAGCGCGTGCCGTCCATGGTGATGAAGATGACGTTTTGGGTTTTGGTTTGAGCGAGTGCGGTGTTGGCGAGGAGGACGCAGGCGAGGAGGAAGTTGCGCATGTTTGCACCGTGATGAAAGCGCGGGGCGTTGCCCCGCCGCTAAACGGGATCGACGGCGGTGGCGGGTCAGCGCGTCGAGAAGCGGAAGGTCATGTGATGTTCGTACGTCTGGCCGGGGCGGAGGATCGGGCTGGGGAAGTTCGGGTGGTTGATCGCATCGGGGAAGGTCTGGGTTTCCAGGCACAGACCGGCGTGCTGCTGATAGACAACGCCATGCTTGCCGGTCACCGTGCCATCGAGGAAGTTACCGGTGTAAAGCTGCACGCCGGGTTGATCGGCCGAGAGCTGCATCACGCGACCGGACGCCGGGTCGTACACCTCGGCGACGGGGCGCATCTGATGCGCCGGGCCGTCGACGACGAAGTTATGGTCATACCCCTTGCCGGGCCCTGCGCGGAGGGCGTCAATGTCGCGCCCGATTTCCTTGGGCTTGCGGAAGTCGAAGGGCGTTCCGGCGACGGGGGCCAGCTCGCCGGTGGGAATCTGCGTGTCATCGGTCGGCGTGTACTTGTCGGCATGCAGCGTGAGCACATCATCGAGCACATTCTTCGATGGATCCCCGCCGAGGTTCCAATACGTGTGCTGCGCCAGATTGACGATCGTCGGCGCATCGGTCACCGCGGACATCTCGACCTTCAGCTCGTTGTCATTGGTCAGCGTGTAAATCACCGTGACCGTCACCTTGCCCGGATAGTGTTCATCGCCATCGGGGCTGACGAGCGTGAGCTTCAGCGATGGGCCGTCGGATGTTTCCATCGGCTCGCCGGACCAGACGAGCTTGTCGAATCCGACGATGCCGCCGTGCAGATGGTTCACGCCATTGTTGACGGCGAGCTGGTACTTCTTGCCGTCGAGTTCGAACTGTCCCTTGGCGATGCGATTGGCGCACCTTCCGGCGATGACGCCGAAGTAGGGGTGCCCCTTGACGTAGTCCGCGAGGTTGTCGAAGCCAAGGACGACGTCGGCGAATTGTCCGTGGCGATCGGGGAGGTGCAGTTCGGTGAGGGTGG is a genomic window containing:
- a CDS encoding citrate synthase produces the protein MSDKALLKLPDGKTLEMPIVVGTENEKAIDIAKLRSETGYITLDPAYGNTGSCTSDICYIDGEAGILRYRGYPIEQLAEQSSFVEVAYMLIWGKLPNEQELAEWSNLLGKNAMLHEGLRFAFNSIPQTGHPMATLSSMINAMSCYHPDVLELKDEAQFMPMAAKLLSKVRTIAAFSYRQTVGHPIRYPKPHLDYCANFLHMMFSIPYSGYEPDPDVAKALNQILILHAEHEQNCSTSTVRMVGSSGANLFTSCAAGVCALWGPLHGGANVAVLDMLERIRGGKTTVKDFMAKVKSKEEKLMGFGHRVYKNFDPRAKILKDASVKVLAKLGVKDPLLDIARELEEIALADDYFISRKLYPNVDFYSGIIMRAMGLPTNMFTVMFAIGRMPGWIAHWYEVYRDPNSRINRPRQIYTGPTRRDYVPMDKRS
- a CDS encoding homoserine dehydrogenase, translated to MRWSCQSTNQRVNQLTSQPQMSESPLGIGIIGCGTVGVGVVKLLTDMRDVYARRVGRPIEIRRILVRSAKAKRDAAVPANLVTDDADAFFNDKRIAIIVEVAGGIDPVGKYVRRAIETGRHVVTANKSLLAAQGVELFALARKHKVAIAFEASCGGGIPILAALKFGLAANRIDALYGILNGTCNFILTQMTEAGASYADALAAAQARGYAEADPTLDVSGADTAQKLSIIAALAFGVCVDAAAVSCQGIDKLQSEDIFFGAELGYTIKLLAIAQRTDKGLSLRVHPCFVHMDEPLAQVRAAYNALSVFGHAVGHTMFYGHGAGQMPTASAVVGDILNVAAGWYPHAFASMCIWPDQHKATAIASPDIVTNRYYLRIAAKDQPGVMAKVAGVLGDHAISISAILQHESPDGGSFVPLIITTHDAPEGAMRSAAAIAKLDVVADKPVCLRIIELPRD
- a CDS encoding glycosyltransferase — its product is MISTTGRKNDPLLVEVAWEVVNQVGGIYTVIRSKLPAMDAKWAKRYCVVGPYMHHTASVEFEPATPTGAFGQAVKKLREMGIGVHYGHWLVTGRPRAVLLDLATGYSKLNEARGKLWHHHNVPTPHDDQLINDVVTFGYLVEQFLAVLADREAGKRPIIAHFHEWMGAAAIPEIRRRMIPITTVFTTHATMLGRYIAANDPWYYDHVPFVDWLKDARRFLIEPQVTLERAAAHGAQVLTTVSNVTAFECEHLLGRKVDVVTPNGLNIERFVALHQFQNLHNTYKAKIHEFTMSHFFPSYAFDLDKTLYFFTSGRYEYRNKGFDMTLEALARLNWRLKQDKIDRTVVFFLVTRKPYRCINANELSQHAIMDELKATCDAIKEQIGEKLFTQTAMGRSPEFNELVDEYWRLRLRRTRQAWGTGRWPAIVTHDLVDDRNDEVLNQIRTCKLLNDRSDPVKVVYHPEFIQAVNPLWGLDYDQFVRGCHAGVFPSYYEPWGYTPLECMALGIPSVTSDVSGFGSYVIDNIPNHEDAGLYVVHRRYADYHAAVDELANHMYNLTVLGRRDRIALRNKVDRSAEHFDWTNLVKYYDQAHDLALQRMS
- a CDS encoding galactose-1-epimerase, which gives rise to MQRTVRIVLLALLIFPLAACCTSIKGKIVTNDWGAASNHPVQLYTLTNIHGLVAKITSYGATLTELHLPDRHGQFADVVLGFDNLADYVKGHPYFGVIAGRCANRIAKGQFELDGKKYQLAVNNGVNHLHGGIVGFDKLVWSGEPMETSDGPSLKLTLVSPDGDEHYPGKVTVTVIYTLTNDNELKVEMSAVTDAPTIVNLAQHTYWNLGGDPSKNVLDDVLTLHADKYTPTDDTQIPTGELAPVAGTPFDFRKPKEIGRDIDALRAGPGKGYDHNFVVDGPAHQMRPVAEVYDPASGRVMQLSADQPGVQLYTGNFLDGTVTGKHGVVYQQHAGLCLETQTFPDAINHPNFPSPILRPGQTYEHHMTFRFSTR